GATGGACTCCTGCACGTAGATGCGGTTCGCGCAGATGCACGACTGCCCGCCCACGCGGAGGAACTTGATCGCGACGGCTCCTTCGACGGCGGCGTCCAGGTCGGCGTCCTCGAACACGATGAACGGCGCGTTGCCGCCCAGCTCGAAGGAGAGCCGCTTCACCTGTTTGGCCGCCCGTTCCATGATCCACTTCCCGACCTCGGTGGACCCGGTGAAGGCGACCTTGCGGATCTCGGGGTGGTTGAGAATCTCGGCAGCCACGGATGAGGAGCGGTTCGTCGTCAGCACGTTGAAGACCCCGGGAGGAAGGCCAGCCTCGTGGCAGATCTGGGCCAGGGCCAGCGCCGTCAGCGGGGTGGCTGAGGCCGGCTTCAGGACCACGGTGCAGCCCGCCGCGAGCGCGGGGGCGATCTTCCGCGTGACCATGGTGGCAGGGAAGTTCCAGGGCGTGATCGCCGCGACCGGGCCGATCGGCTGGCGGAAGACCCAGAGCCGCTTGCCGGGCACCGGGGACGGGACCCACTCGCCGCCCACGCGCCGCGCCTCTTCGGCGAACCAGCCGAAGTAGCCGAGGGCAAAAGCCACCTCCTTCTTCGCCTCCTCGAACGGCTTGCCGTTCTCCTGGACGATCAGCTTTGCGATCGCGTCTAGCTCCCGCTCGATCCCGGCCTGGATCCGGAGGAGGACCCTGCCGCGCTCCTTGGGCGCCTGGGCGGCCCACGCCTTGAAGGCCGCGTCGGCTGCGGTGATCGCCCTGCGGGTATCCTCGAGCCC
Above is a window of Candidatus Rokuibacteriota bacterium DNA encoding:
- a CDS encoding NAD-dependent succinate-semialdehyde dehydrogenase, whose amino-acid sequence is MYVNGRWVEAEGAATFDVVNPASREVVAKVANGGLEDTRRAITAADAAFKAWAAQAPKERGRVLLRIQAGIERELDAIAKLIVQENGKPFEEAKKEVAFALGYFGWFAEEARRVGGEWVPSPVPGKRLWVFRQPIGPVAAITPWNFPATMVTRKIAPALAAGCTVVLKPASATPLTALALAQICHEAGLPPGVFNVLTTNRSSSVAAEILNHPEIRKVAFTGSTEVGKWIMERAAKQVKRLSFELGGNAPFIVFEDADLDAAVEGAVAIKFLRVGGQSCICANRIYVQESIAGRFIPAFVDRVKALHVGPGFEPGAQVGPLINEETRKKVHALVEDAVERGARVAVGGHAVKDGPLASGFFYAPTVLLDVTDEMPVCVEEIFGPVAPVATFRSEEEVIRRANNTTFGLASYFYTRDLGRIVRVAEQLEYGLVGANDSAGYTHEIPFGGFKESGLGREGGHEGIQEYTEVKSVVVSLPA